GATACATTAAGCTGTCTATGTTAATGCATATCTAGGAAGCACCGACACTCAAAAAAGGTTGCCGTATGCGTGTCGGACATGGCTGACACGGCGACTCGGCACCAACACGGCTGAGTACGTGTCCGACACGCCATGTGGCGTGTCAACAGAAAAAGGCGACCGACATGGGTTCGACACGCGACCGACACGGCCCATATAAAAAAAGCCCAAAATCATCTTAAAAAAGTCCAAACCATCTTATATTAACCCTAATTTCACGTCTCTCTGTCTTTTTTAACATCCCTCTTCACCTTTCTATCCGATAAAATACAAGATGATCATTTGAATGAAAATGTAGAATAGATCTTACAGTAGTTTATCACTTATTATGAAAGAAactctattattattattatgaatgAAGTTGTTCAATATTTGACATACAAATCttatattttttctatttttattactttttttGCCACTTTGATAATTGACGTGTCCCGTGTCCCGTGTCCCGTGTCTCCGTATCAGTGTCGGTGCTTCCTAGATGCATATTCCTTATCTGGTCCTGCTTATTTCCGTGGAGGCAGAAATGCCAGTTCAGCGGCGTAGCCATACATTGATGATCCAGTGGTaaaaaatttaaaccgttagtAAGTCAAGTAGGGTCGCACTTAGCAGGGTCATACTTCTAACTATATGGTGTCACAATTTAAATTGTGTTGTTTCAAAACTTAAGTTTCAGTACAAATTTTAATATATGTATACTTGATATGGTAAATATGTATATACAATTGCAAGTGTAGTGGGGTCAATTGACCCTACTTCTGCAATAGTGGCTAGCCCCTCGCAGATGGCCAGATAGGACTCTCTTGTGGAGTTTATTGCATTTTAGTGGCTGAACTTTACAAGGTATAGAGAATTGGTGGCTGTTTATTTAAATATACGAGATGGTTGTATTTAAGAATTGTGTTTCAAATCGGTGGCTACCATCAATTTTAACACCATCATTGTTCATCATCTTCTTCAGCAAATATTTTTCCTCTATGCCTAAACAACCATGAATGACTtgtattaaaattttaaactttGATGTCTCTCTCATTCCTTACTCATTTTTAACGACTCAACTCCCATTCAAATCTCTTATCATCCCCTTCTATTTCATTTGAAGAAAACTTCACAGAAAACATCGAatatatatgttttttttaaAGAGGTTGAAAGAGAATGACTTGTAACTGAATGAAAGTAATCTTCTTTACAaagaatttaaaatttatttttttctattaATGTTAGTAGTTTTTTATGTGTAAGCATAGTGCACCCGATTATTTGTCATGCTTGTTGATTCTAGTCATCACTTTCGTAAATTCAATTGTTATTATTTTTTCTTGTCAAGACTTCTTTCTTTAAATAATTTGGGGTGAAATGGATTTGATAATATTTGGTTTtgttaaatttatatttattattattttctcAGGAGTTATTGCTAAAATTAATTGTATGATATCTCAGGGAATTGTTTTGAAAGttgaattattgaaaatgattAAGAAACGTGGGAGATGTTGAAGTTACGAATTTTGATAAGATTCACATATGGCTGTTCGATGAAAAGGAAATATATTTTGTTAAAGAAGGTGGTGAGTAGTTAATAGTGTATTAAAAAGACCAATGATCTTCGCCATTTTGAAACTCAAATTCCAAGTATAGCCAACATCTTGTAGATTTAATATTACAGCCGCCAATCAATTACAATTTGCATCTTGTAAAGTTCAGCGTCAGCTACTGAACTGCACTTAAACTCTCTTTTTTTTGCGGCAATCAACTTTCATGGACTCTGATTGGATTTGTTATTGACCTTTCTGATTGTTGAAAGGAAAGATAGTCGCTGGTGGGAAATGCTTACCTTAATTAGGGTAGTGAGAGCAGAAATCTGATGAATGGAGGATTTAGAAATGTGTTATTAGCACTATTGACAACAGTAGTGACAAGTTGTTGTGATAGATAGAAGTACAACAGAACATGGAGTTCAATTCAGCAATTTTATTGAAAAAATGACGGTGTATAAAATGGGTGGgaaagaaccaaaaggaaattcatttcttatttcatttgttaaaatattttctgagttaTCAACAAAATTTCGATACTTAGAAGTAAGAATTAACTTACTAGTGCATAAAGGGAATATTGACGAGTGTAAAAAAGTACCTGCTGCCTGCTGGTCCTTGAATTGCTTTACTGGCCGTGGTTGGCTACAATATGTAATTCCGGAAGAACTAGGGCTGCGTGAATGTGGGTTGACTTGCACAGTTTTCTTCCTTAGACATGCTTAGTGAAATCAAAATCCGTGGGGCTGGATCAATCCACATGAACTAGGATGCCATCCCTCTCTTGGGAGATGTTTGTATAATTTGTTTTGCCTATACCTTTTAATGTATTTTCATCATGTTAGTGTTCCTTGTAACAATATCCTGTTTTGCGTCCGAGTATCTTAGAATGTCTGTTTAAcctagtttttttttaaaaatcttacAGGGAAGTGGATCCACCATCAACCACATGTAAGTAAAATTTTACTtgatgatttttaaaaatttcagtATACAAGTGATGTTAAAGTGGATTCCCCATTCAGATCATGAGTTACAAGGAAACCAGGCAGTATTTGCTGAACACGTCACTGCGTCAACTCTGGCCCATTCCCATGTTGCCTATGTCCGGCCTATTCCCCGTGCTCTATCTAATGCCAGCGAGACTGTGGATGAACCCATCTTCAGTCATCGCAGAAATGCGCAATCTGGGCATAACGAGATCTATAATCCTAATGGCTTCCCTGCTATGAATGTTCAGTATCCAAGCTGGGGTCATCATTCACCTCCCATGTCTGCTAATAGGAACCATCTTAATGGCATCGATCAAGCTTCAGTACCTCCAACACTGAGATCAACTAGGGTGGAGGCTGATGCTATATCAAGATCTGGACCTTTTGTGCATCCCTTTCTTCATGGCCATGGGTAAGCCCATCTGAAACCTTTAAATACCCCTTTTAAATTCTTTCTGAATTTTCGAGTAAATAATGGGGAAATTGTTTTGTTTTTTCATTAATCTTCATTTGCAGTTCGTTTCCAAGAGCTAGAAGTCCGTTTGTCCCTTCACTTAATCATCCCGTTAGCAATACTCGACCCCATGAAAGGATTCAGGTTTCCCATCATCCACAAGGCAATCCTGCGAGTTTGATATCGCCTGTCATGCCCGGTGTCAGAAGATTCAGCGGACCACGTGGATTGCCTCTCATGATGCCAGCTCTTCCTCATGCAGATCATCAAGGTGGTTTTTATATTTTTCCTCCAGGCTCATCAGGTCAAAACCTACATGAAGCGGAAAACAGGGACCATTTATCTCGTTTCCCGTTTGTCTTATTTGATAGGGACCAAGGTTGGGGATCCCTGCCACATGCTTCGGGTGGTATAGATTCCAGCAACAGGTCTGGCAACTTTTGGCGGTAATGGTCATAGAAGGCTAAGCCCCAATTTGGTTGCAAGACTTCTATCAGCCAATTACAGTGCTTGAAACTTGCTTACAAACTGTGAAAAGTTCATATTAAAATGAGCAAGCATGTCTATATGTTTTCAAACGGTACAATCATGTGATCCTAAAACTGAAACCCTATCTTGCCAATCATGTGGTCTGCATAACATTGGCACCTATTTATAGCACTGTGGCTCCTATATAAACTGTTGCTTGGGTTGCGAGGACTAATTTATTGGCAACAACATTTTTTGCTATGGAATTTGGCTGTTTGTTTGCGAAATGAAGTAATTTGCATAATTGCATGTTACAAGTTTCTAGTTCATGAAGGATTGATATTCCCGTGGAGTATAATTTTAAATAGATTTGGTTAATTTCAATTAAAAAGTGATAGAGTAATGCTccattaatataatatttttattttaagaagTAAAAGAAGCATACTCTTGGGTAAGTTTTACTTGTCGAATTAACAATAATTATGTTTTTGTCCCTAGTGCTCATT
This sequence is a window from Apium graveolens cultivar Ventura chromosome 9, ASM990537v1, whole genome shotgun sequence. Protein-coding genes within it:
- the LOC141684388 gene encoding E3 ubiquitin-protein ligase RFI2; translation: MDDSNSLNSCSICLDLVADCKERSVAKLQCGHEFHLDCIGSAFNMKGAMQCPNCRKIEDGRWLYANGSSRSLPDFGIDDWTFSEEPYEYTFPGMRFGVHWCPFSGLTGVHSSFEEVDPPSTTYHELQGNQAVFAEHVTASTLAHSHVAYVRPIPRALSNASETVDEPIFSHRRNAQSGHNEIYNPNGFPAMNVQYPSWGHHSPPMSANRNHLNGIDQASVPPTLRSTRVEADAISRSGPFVHPFLHGHGSFPRARSPFVPSLNHPVSNTRPHERIQVSHHPQGNPASLISPVMPGVRRFSGPRGLPLMMPALPHADHQGGFYIFPPGSSGQNLHEAENRDHLSRFPFVLFDRDQGWGSLPHASGGIDSSNRSGNFWR